The Pukyongia salina genome segment CACAAAACGGGAACCTAATTTTTGTATTCTTTTGCGGGATAATTGGTGTTTCTGGGATGACCCTCCCGGGACTTTCCGGTTCCTTCATTCTAATTTTACTTGGGAATTATGTTTTACTTCTGGTAGATGCCGTAAACGCTTTATTCGATACCATGGCCGAAATCTTTAGAGGAGACCTAAGTTTCTGGTCGGATCCTGTCCGTATACAATTGCTCAAGGTGTTACTGGTTTTTGCACTAGGATCACTTACCGGCCTGGTGTCTCTTTCTCATCTGCTTGCCTACGTATTAAAGAGATACAAGAAAGCTACCTATGCAGTGATCATTGGTTTTATTGCCGGGTCCCTGGGAGTTGTATGGCCATGGAAACTAAAACAATTTGAATACGACGCCAACGGCAATATTATGTACGATGCTAATGGTGCAGAAATATTAAAGGGGTACGAAAGATACTGGCCATCAGAATTTTCGCTCGAAACCCTTTGGGCGATTTTCTTTATCATTGTAGGCATATTAATCGTACTAAGTTTAGACTGGTACCAAAAACATAGGACTCCGCACTATGGCTAAATATGGCTTGATTGGAAAGGATCTAAGTCATTCCTTTTCCAAAACATTTTTCACTTATAAGTTTGAACAGGAAAACCGTCGGGATTCTTATCACAACTTCGAACTAGAAAGTCTCGAAGAATTCCCTCAGCTTATCAAAAATACCGAAGGATTAAAAGGGCTTAATGTTACCATCCCCTATAAGGAAGCCATCATCCCATATTTGTACAAGCTGGATAAGGAGGCCGAAAAGATCGGTGCTGTAAATACCATTAAATTTAGAAAAGACGGAAAATTAATAGGCTACAATACAGATCATTATGGTTTTGCCAAGGCCCTGGCAGATTTTTTCCCTATCAAAGAAAAAACTGCGCTGATCCTTGGAACCGGTGGAGCCTCGAAAGCGGTACAGTACGTACTGGATGCTATGGAATTTGATTACGAAGTCGTGTCGAGAAAACCTACTGTTGACAGTATTGGTTATAATTCCTTAAGCCGGGATGTCATTGCAGATCACCTTCTAATCGTTAATTGCACGCCAATTGGAACCAGCCCCAATGTGAACGACTGCCCAAAGATCCCCTATCAATATCTCACCAAGGATCATGTATTGTTCGACCTTATTTACAACCCCAGGGAAACCGAATTTATGAAGAGAGGGTTTGTAAAAGGCGCCAGGGTGATCAACGGACTTAAAATGCTGGAAAACCAGGCAAAAAAGTCCTGGCGGATCTGGAAATTGTAAAAATCTCCCTTTTTACTTCAAAATAAGATAGGCTACTTTGCCGTTTGCATAGTAGTTAGTATCTTACCATTCCTTACTCGAACCTCAACATTGAAAGAAATGTCCGACAAAAAATTGCAAGAAGAAAAACTTTCCGATAAATCTTCGGAACCATCCGAAAAAAAAACAGTCGTTCCAGAAAATATTTCGGAAGGAGAAGATACTAGTGCTGCTGAAACGCCCGCAGGTGATTCGGAAGAGGTTGCTGTGGATGTTTCAGAAGGAAAAAAGCAAGAGGAACCCATTGCTGAAGAAACAAATGACGATGCTTCAGAAGAAATGCAGGTAGACGAAGCAGACACTCCAAAAGAAGATACGGTCGCTTCCGAAGAAAAAAAGGAAGACAAACCTGAACAGGAGGTAGTGAAAGCCAACACCCCCATGGATACGGATGAGGAGGAGGAAGAAGAAGAAGAGGTGAGCTCATCTGATGATGAGGATGAAGAAGAAACTCAGGAAGTGGAAGAGGAAAAAGATTACCATTCCCTTTCGAAAAAGGAACTCGTTGCGGAGTTGAAAGAATTGCTAAATTCGAAACAGGTTCAGCAAATAAAGAATGAAGTTGAAGAGATTCGGTCTGAATTCAATGCGAAATTCAACGAAGAACTGGAACACGAAAAGGAAGAGTTCCTCGCAAATGGTGGTAATATTATAGATTTCCATTATACCACCCCGCTAAAAAAGGAATTTAACTCACTCTATTTCGACTATAAGGAAAAACGAAATCACTATTACAGATCCCTAAAAAAAGATCTCTCGGCCAATCTCGAAAGACGACAGGAACTCATAGAGGAATTAAAAGGCCTGCTCAATGCCGAGGAGAATATAAATACTACTTACAAACATTTTAAGGATATACAGGAGCGCTGGCACACGGCCGGCCCCATCCCCAGGGATAAGTACAATCTTATCTGGAACACCTATCATCATCACGTTGAGAATTTCTATGATTTTCTTCATCTGAATAGGGAATTCCGGGATCTGGATTTTAAACATAACCTGGAGCAGAAACTTAAACTCATTACCCGGGCCGAAGAATTACAACAGGAAGAAGATATTAATAAAGCCTTCAGGGAGTTACAGATGCTTCATAAGATGTGGAAGGAAGAAATTGGTCCTGTAGCCAAAGAATACCGGGAAGAGGTTTGGGAGAAGTTTAGTGCGGCTACCAAGGTCATCCATGATAAGCGTTTCGAATATCTGAAGGAAATGGAATCCACCTTCGAGGATAATCTCGAGGCGAAAAAGAAGATCGTTGAACAAATCACAGAGGTTACTGCTGCTACCAAACCCAGCCATCAGAACTGGCAAAATGCTATAAAGAAGGTACAGGCCCTGAGGGATCAGTACTTTGAGATAGGGAAAGTACCACGGCTAAACAATAAGGAGATATGGAATGCCTTTAAAGAATCTACACGAAATTTTAATAAGGCTAAGAATAATTTCTACAAGAACCAGAAAAAAGAGCAATACACTAATCTGGAAAAAAAGCGAGAACTTATAAAGATCGCCCAGGAAAATAAGGATAGCGACGACTTCGAAGTGGTTACTCCTTTAATGAAAAAGATACAGGCAGATTGGAAGAAAGTGGGTCATGTGCCCAGAAAAGACAGTGATAAGATCTGGAAAGAGTTCAAAGAGGCTTGTAATTATTATTTCGATAGACTTCACAGTGTGAAGAACGAAGCGAATAAAGAAGAGGTTGAGCATTTAGAGACCAAAACCAAAATGCTTGAAGAGATAAAAAACCTCGAGCTTAGTGGCAGCAAGGATGAAGACCTGAAGCTGATAAAAGAGAAGATCGGCGAATGGAAGAAGGTGGGAAGGGTTCCTTTTAAGAAAAAATCCATAGAGCAGCAGTTCAATAAAGAACTGGATACATTGTTTGGCAAGATGGACCTCAACAAAAAGGAGGCCGAAATGATCAAATTTGAGAACAAGCTCAATTCGATGGTTTCCCAGGAAGATGAGAGAAAGTTGAAGAACGAACATTTCTTTATTTCCAAGAAGATCGATGAGACCAAAGATGAGATCAGGCAGTTGGAAAACAATCTTGGGTTCTTCCAGCATGTGGACGATTCGAATCCGCTGGTTATGGAAGTCCACCAGAATATCGCCAGGCATAAGGAGCAACTGGAAGTTTGGAAGGCAAAACTTAAACGTATCAAGAAAGTAAGAAACTCCTGATCATGACCCCCTGCCTGCTTTGCCATAGTGAAAGTACGGCTTCCTTTTTCGAGGGTAACACTCAATCATTTTATTCCTGTTCTCAGTGTGGCACCGTTTTTCGCCACCCGTCCAATTTTATTTCGGCTTCGGAAGAAAAGGCCCGATACCTCACCCATAATAATGATGTGAACGATCCCAGGTACCGGCAATTTGTGTCCCCTATTACCGAGAAGGTAATGGAAGAATTTAATACTACTAGCCTCGGACTGGATTTTGGAGCGGGCACCGGCCCGGTGATCACCGAGATCCTAACCAACAAAGGATACCGTTTAAATCTTTACGATCCATTTTTTCATCCCGATGTAAGT includes the following:
- a CDS encoding DUF368 domain-containing protein, translated to MAQKRSIGDKFWLVMKGLAMGAANKVPGVSGGLVAFVAGFYEEFIYSLQKVNRKAFKLLINGRFKSFFQYINGQFLGLLILGMVISYFSVSKLLDYLIVHYELFVWSAFFGMIIGSIYFIAKDFGEWNRKYLGYLLCGILAGVSISFLEPATQNGNLIFVFFCGIIGVSGMTLPGLSGSFILILLGNYVLLLVDAVNALFDTMAEIFRGDLSFWSDPVRIQLLKVLLVFALGSLTGLVSLSHLLAYVLKRYKKATYAVIIGFIAGSLGVVWPWKLKQFEYDANGNIMYDANGAEILKGYERYWPSEFSLETLWAIFFIIVGILIVLSLDWYQKHRTPHYG
- a CDS encoding shikimate dehydrogenase family protein translates to MAKYGLIGKDLSHSFSKTFFTYKFEQENRRDSYHNFELESLEEFPQLIKNTEGLKGLNVTIPYKEAIIPYLYKLDKEAEKIGAVNTIKFRKDGKLIGYNTDHYGFAKALADFFPIKEKTALILGTGGASKAVQYVLDAMEFDYEVVSRKPTVDSIGYNSLSRDVIADHLLIVNCTPIGTSPNVNDCPKIPYQYLTKDHVLFDLIYNPRETEFMKRGFVKGARVINGLKMLENQAKKSWRIWKL
- a CDS encoding DUF349 domain-containing protein; its protein translation is MSDKKLQEEKLSDKSSEPSEKKTVVPENISEGEDTSAAETPAGDSEEVAVDVSEGKKQEEPIAEETNDDASEEMQVDEADTPKEDTVASEEKKEDKPEQEVVKANTPMDTDEEEEEEEEVSSSDDEDEEETQEVEEEKDYHSLSKKELVAELKELLNSKQVQQIKNEVEEIRSEFNAKFNEELEHEKEEFLANGGNIIDFHYTTPLKKEFNSLYFDYKEKRNHYYRSLKKDLSANLERRQELIEELKGLLNAEENINTTYKHFKDIQERWHTAGPIPRDKYNLIWNTYHHHVENFYDFLHLNREFRDLDFKHNLEQKLKLITRAEELQQEEDINKAFRELQMLHKMWKEEIGPVAKEYREEVWEKFSAATKVIHDKRFEYLKEMESTFEDNLEAKKKIVEQITEVTAATKPSHQNWQNAIKKVQALRDQYFEIGKVPRLNNKEIWNAFKESTRNFNKAKNNFYKNQKKEQYTNLEKKRELIKIAQENKDSDDFEVVTPLMKKIQADWKKVGHVPRKDSDKIWKEFKEACNYYFDRLHSVKNEANKEEVEHLETKTKMLEEIKNLELSGSKDEDLKLIKEKIGEWKKVGRVPFKKKSIEQQFNKELDTLFGKMDLNKKEAEMIKFENKLNSMVSQEDERKLKNEHFFISKKIDETKDEIRQLENNLGFFQHVDDSNPLVMEVHQNIARHKEQLEVWKAKLKRIKKVRNS
- a CDS encoding class I SAM-dependent methyltransferase, which codes for MTPCLLCHSESTASFFEGNTQSFYSCSQCGTVFRHPSNFISASEEKARYLTHNNDVNDPRYRQFVSPITEKVMEEFNTTSLGLDFGAGTGPVITEILTNKGYRLNLYDPFFHPDVSVLNETYDFIVCCEVIEHFKKPQKEFSLLKRLLKPDGKLYCMTHLLCEPRDFTNWYYKDDPTHVIFYMEENLRWIRDNFGFSEVKIDERLIVFSR